The DNA sequence CTGCCGGCGGTGCCAGACGGGATACAATTGGATACGTAGTGCTCGATATGCGTCTGCGTAGCGAGCGTCCCACGAGCGTTTACCCCGAACTGCTGGTCGATACAAAGTTCAGTCAGAATCCAAACGCGCAGGAGTACAGCTACGCAATTTATAGCGGTATACCCGCCGGTGGGAATGCAAAACCCGACACTTCAGGCCAGCCGTTGCGGGGCCGGGGCACGTATACGCATCGACTGCTCTACAGCACCGGTAGCTACAACTACGAACGCAAAATGCCGTTATCGATGCTGGCCGATACTGCTTTGTTCGGCAACGGCGTTTCTTCCCACGGCTATCAGCACGTAGCCCAGCGGGGACGCGACGGCCGTATCGTGGTGGTATCGTCGGCTGAGTACCCGTTCCGGAATATCTTTTCCAATTTCTCGTTTCTTTACCTGCTGCTGGTGCTGACGGTCATACTCGTCATCATTGGGTATGCCGTCAATTACGGCTTCTCGCAGTTCAGCGTCAATTATTCCACCCGGATTCAGATCCTGCTGAACGTGGCTTTTTTCCTGCCGCTGCTGCTGGTCATTGTGATCATTCTGAGCGTTATCAGCTCTAACTACATCACCAATCAGGAGAACAGCTACATCAGCAATACGCGGAATATTGCGGCTAACTTCCTCACGTATCTGGACGAGCACGTGAAGGCGCAAAAACGCAGTAAGGCGTCCATGGAGGAAGAACTGAGCAAAATTGCCCGCGATGCCAATATCGATATCAATCTGTTTGACACCCAGGGACGGCTCTATACGTCGACGCGACCGCTGATGTACGAGAGTGGTCATCTCTCGAAACGCATTAACCCCGAAGCCTACATCCGGCTCATTGAGGATAAGGAAAACCAGATTCTGCTCAACGAGTCGCTCGGGAGCAAGCAGTACCGAACCGCCTATGCCGGTATCAAATCGTTCGACGGGCGGCTGCTGGGTATTCTGAGCATCCCGTATTTCTACGCCCGCCCCGAACTCGACCGCCAGATCATTGAAGTGATCGCGTCGGCGCTCAGCATTTTCACCGGCTTGTTTCTATTCTTTCTGGTGCTGTCCTACTTTGCCTCGAATGTGCTGACCGAGCCGCTGCGGCTGTTGACCCAGAAGATCCGGAAAACCAACCTCGACCGGCCCAACGACCCACTGCCCTGGCACTCCGACGATGAGATCGGGTTGCTGATTCGCGAGTATAACCGGATGTTGGTGAAGCTGGAAGAGAGCAAGCAGGCCCTTGCCCTGAATGAAAAACAGTCGGCGTGGCGGGAGATGGCCAAGCAGGTGGCGCACGAAATCAAGAACCCGCTGACACCCATGAAGCTGACGCTTCAGCATCTGCAGCGGACGTTTCCCAACACGAACGGAACCGATGGCGGCTCGGGTGGCAGCAGCGAAGTAGCGCGCAATCGGGTTATTCAGCGAACGTTCGACTCGCTGCTGGACCAGATCGATAATCTCAGCGATATTGCAACGTCATTCTCGGATTTTGCCAAGATGCCATTGCCCCGTAAAGAGGTATTCGAGGTAACGGGCGTGCTGAACAAAGCCGCTGACCTGTACGAAGATGACAGCCGTATTACGCTCCAGCGCCAAATTGCCGCCGGACCAGTTATGGTCATTGGCGACCGGCAGCTCATGGGACGAATTCTTACCAACTTACTCATCAACGGAATTCAGTCGGTGCCGTCCGACCGCAAGCCGTCGATCAGTCTGAAGCTGTACACGCGCGACGAAGAAGTACAGATCGAGATCCACGATAACGGCGTTGGCATTCCCGAAGCCATCCGGACGAAAGTCTTCTTGCCGAATTTCAGCACCAAGCGGGGTGGGTCGGGCCTGGGGCTTGCCATTGCCAAACGGGGCGTTGAGCACGCAGGGGGCAGTATCTGGTTCGAAACGATCGAAGGCGTAGGCACGTCTTTTTTCCTGTCGTTGCCGCTCTCTACGGTCATGCTGCCCGCAGTAGAAAAACCAGTTACGCAGTAGCGTGTTCGCCGGATAGCAGGGTCCTTTACGCAGTCAGCCGGTCAGGAATCCCAACCGGCTGTACTCATAATCTCAAACATCACTCAAAAACCTGGGTAGCGATGAATCCGCTCGATTTATCCCGATACGGTTCATCGTCAATCGTTACGTGTTTCCAGTTCTCCCCCGACCGGATACGATTTAGTTGCGTGTGCGTAATACCGAATTGTTTCGCAATCATCTTCAGCCGGTTCTTGTCGTTCTTCAGCAGCTTCTTGATGATCTTGACTTTGCTTTCGGTCAGTTTATAATTTCGGGTACGTTGGGTAACCGGCCGATTCTTCAGATTCGGATTATTCCGGTTGTGTTCAATCATCTCGTCCTTAGTGGCCCACTGCAAATTGCTGAATACGTTGTTCAACTTATCGTGGTCAATGTGAATGACAAACGTTTGGTCGGGCTTCTGGCGGGTAACGAAATGTTCGGCTACCAGCTTATGAACGTACCGGTTCAGGGTTTTACCACCCGAGCGGATGTTCAGCGACCGGTATCCCTGAATCACTGAGCCTTTTATAAGCGTACCATCAGCGTTCTTGCCTTCTGCTGAGCTGGTTGCGCTCGTCGCTGATTGAAAGCTGCGGAGACGGCCGTAGTTTGATACGTGATAACGGGGTGGGTTTTCAATGCCTTCAAACACAATCGGTGTCCACTTCTCGTGCCAAAAGCTTTGGTTTTTCTTTTCCATGATGGTCCGATTGGATTATGTATGCAATTATTTTAAAGAATTGTACTTACAATAAGGTGGACGTCTGTTTAACAATTCATCAACAAAGGTAAAACAAAATAGTTAAGTCATTTCACACAAATTGGCGTTAAAAAATACATGAGAGAGCTTTTATGCATGCATATTTCCGCCCAAAAATAAAGACAGCATTGATTGATTACGACAAAATACTGCCATTTTGTTGGGTATATCTTCAACAAACTAATGAATTTTGGCAGGAAACTGCAAGACCTTATACGTTGTTAATTGGTTTACCACTTGAAAAAGCCAGAACCGGCTGCCAGTGGACCTAATCATGAATACGACTCAACGGAAGAAAACACTGGTGGTAGGTGCCACCGAGAAACGGGACCGTTATGCCAACCGCGCGGCCCATAGTTTGCTGCAACGCGGCCACGAAATTGAACTGCTTGGGCTGAAAGAAGGTCAGGTAGAAGGGCATCTGATCCAGACCGGCCAGCCGGCGCTGACAGATATCGATACGGTTACGATGTACGTGGGAGCCCGTAATCAAACCGGATTATACGACTATATTCGGGGCCTGAAGCCCCGTCGCGTTATTTTCAATCCGGGTGCCGAGAACCCCGACTTTGCCCGGCAGTTGCGGGCGGATGGCGTTGAACCCATTAATGCCTGTACGCTCGTCATGCTCTCGGTTGGTACGTACTGATCATTTTTATAATTACCGCCCAGCCCGTTCATGGACTATCCTTTTCTGTTTCTACTCTGCCTGTTTGCGGTAGGTTTCGTCTATGCATCGGTTGGGCATGGCGGGGCCAGTGGTTACCTGGCCACCATGGCTTTGTTCGGGGTAGCGCCTATGCTCCTCAAACCGTCGGCGTTGCTGCTGAACCTGTTCGTGTCGACCGTTTCGTTCGTTCAGTTTTACCGGGCGGGCTATTTTCGGTGGGAGAAATTCTGGCCGTTTGCCGTAGCGAGCATACCGCTGGCTTTCGTTGGCGCCAAAATTCCGCTGAGTGATACGCTCTACCGGCAGCTGCTGGCCGTTTGCCTGCTGTTGGTAGTGGTTCGGCTGGTATGGACCGTGCGTGGTTCGGAAGAGGAAACAAAACCAATTCCGCTGGGCGCGGGGCTGGTAACGGGCGGATTAATTGGGTTGCTGTCCGGTATGATCGGCATTGGGGGCGGCATCATCCTAAGCCCACTCATGTTGCTGTTCCGCTGGGGACGACTGAAAGAAGTGGCTGCCGTGTCGGCTCTGTTTATTTTCGTCAACTCACTCTCGGGCCTGTTTGGCCTGCTCAGCAAAGGCTACACGCCCGATCCGGCGTTATACAGCTGGATAGCCGCGGCCTTCGCTGGCGGGCTGCTGGGTGGTTATTTCGGGAGCCACCGCTTTGCCGTACCTACGCTTCGCTACCTGCTGGCTGCGGGGGTGGGGGTGGCCTGCGTCAAATTAATGTTAACCTGAGCCGGACTCCTGGTTCTCAGACGAATAACTCCTTATGAAAAACAACCCCGGTACCGCGTAACGTTGCTTTACCGGTGTCGGGGTCGACAACCGTGCAGGTGATTTCGGCCGTGTGCCGTCTGGTATCGATGCTTTTGCATTCGAAGCGGGCTTCGTAATCGGTATCGGGGTACATGGGTCGCACAAACTCCAGCATCTGGGACAGGTGCACGCCCCCCGTGCCACCAAAGTTCCGGCCAAACACCCGGGCAAATACACTGGCGCTCAACATGCCGTGCATAATAGGACGTTTGAAGGGCGTTGTCGCAGCATAATCGGCATCGAGATGAAGCGGATTGTCATCGCCGGTTAATTCCGCGAAGGAACGTACGTTGTCCTGGGTGAAATGATAACGGTAAGTAAAAGTATCGCCAACTTCCATAGAATAAAGAGGGAGTAAAGTCAATGACGGTGCTGAAAAGACGAAAGTACAGATTCGCACTGTCACTCGCTTATTCATTGGCTAAGTTTACCACCGTATCAGGGCCGACGCCCAGGTGAAACCGCTCCCAAAAGCGGCCAGGCACAGGAGCTGGCCCTCTCTGATCTTACCGGCTTCCCACAGTTCGCTGAGCGCAATGGGAACCGATGCGGAGGTGGTATTACCGTATTGCTGAATGTTGTTCCAGACTTTTTCGTCGGGAATATTCATTTTTCGCTGTACGAACTCCAGAATACGCAGGTTAGCCTGGTGCAGTACAAACAGATCGACCTGGTCGACGGTCAGGTTGTTGCGGCAAACGGCTTCGCAAATGACAGCGGGGAACTTCTCGAAGGCTTTTTTGATGACCAGAAATCCCTTGAAAACCCCCGTGTATAAATAACCGGGTTCAAAAGGTCCATCGTTCTGGTGAACGAAATCATTCTCGGCGTTCAGGTACTGGGGTTTGTACTTTCTGAAGTGATACTTGCCGTGGCTACCGGGATTGATGATCGAAAGCTCTTCGGCGTGGGTGCCGTCGGCGTGCAGGTGGGTCGACAGGATACCTCGGCCGGGCTGGCTGGTTGGTTGCAGGATCACTGCGCCGGCACCGTCGGCGAAGAGCATCGCCACGTCACGGCCGCGCGCCGAAAAATCCAGGTTACACGATTGCCGTTCGGCCCCTACCACCAGAATATTGCGGTAGGTACCGGTCTTGATGAACTTATCGGCTACCGACAGTGCGTAGAGGAAGCCGGAACACTGGTTCCGGATGTCGAGGGCCCCAATCTCGGTGTGCGTAACACCCAGTTCCCGCTGGAGCAACACACCACAACCCGGCACCAGGTAATCGGCACTCATGGTGGCAAAGACAATAAAGTCGACATCGCTGGGTGTGATACCCGCCCGTTCAATGGCAATTCGGGCGGCAATGGCCCCCATGGTTGTTGGCGTTTCTTCACCAGCTTTGGCAAAGCGTCGTTCGCGAATGCCGGTACGTTCTACAATCCAGGCACTATCCACCCCCATGCCGGGCGCAATTTCCTCGTTCGGGACAATGCGTTCGGGCAGGTAGTGGCCAATACCGGCAATTCGGGAATTCATCATGAATAGAGAATCAGGTGCACAAGTCAGACACTACGGGCAGCCCCTGATATGGCAACCCGTGTCGACATACGGTAGCATTACTGACTAGATAACCGTTTTGTTCGCTGTTTGTCCGCCCGATACCAAAAGAAAAAGCCCTCCAATTACGCAGAGGGCTTTTTCTTAAAGAGAGGTAATTAGCAATTAAGCCAAAATCCTGGCTCGTACTTGCTGCGTAATAATCTGGCTACTATCATCTAGGGTGACCAGGAAAATAAACGCGATTTCACGGGGCGCCAGGCCAGCGGCTGTTGGCGTTGTGACAACCGTAGGAAACTTGGTCCGAAAAGCGGCCAGCGACATCGTAAACGTAGCCGTTGTTCCGTTACCTGCAATTGGGGCCGTGTTAATCTTAGCCGACGCCGTATTTAGCGAAGCAGCATTAACACCTGTGCCGCCACCTGCTACAGTAGTAATCTCCCTTATCGTCCGTCCTGTACTGGCTGGAATCGAGAGCGTAAACGTAATGGTTGGCGTTGCCCCGCTTTGAGAAACCTCAATGAATGGGTTACCACCGTAAGTCACTGCGTTCGAGAACGTCACCGGAACAGCTGGGCGGTTGTCCCGAACGAGCGGTCCATACTTCAGATCGTCTTTACAGGAAACGGAAGCTACGGCCAGTGTGACCAGTAGAAATCCTTTTATGAATGTAAGTTTCATGTGTTTTGCTGGAATAAAATGAGTGTGGTGACTAGTCGACATCCCACCAGACTTTTACGTTAGACTGGGGAGCCGGGTTTTCAAAGTTTGGGTTCCGCTCATTCTCGGTAGAGACATAAACGGCCCGTACTGGACGGGTAGCATCGATACCAGCTGCATTTTGAGCGGGTAACTGCGTTGGGTAGCCCGTCCGGCGCCAGTCGTTCCACAACTCCAATCCATTGCCGGTGAAGGCAATGTATTTTTGGGTAATAATCTGCTCCAGTTTTTGCGCATCGGTACCCGTTAGCGTAGCTACGCTGGGGTTAGCCGCCAGGTAAGCATCGATCTGGGCCGATGTCTGGCCAGCCAGCGTCATCGACGCCCGGATGCCTTCGGTGTAGAGGGCCTGTGGGTCTCCGGCGGTCTTCAGAACCAACGCCGATTCGGCCAGGATAAATGCCCGCTGAAAGTTAGTAAGTAGCCGTACGGGTCCTTCACCACTGGCACCTGTTACATAGGGACCGTATCGAGACCAGGTAGCACTCGCTGGTAGCGTACCCCGCTCGCCGTTATCCCGCGTGACGTAGTTGGCCGCCGGTTTCGTGAAGAACGTAGTCAGACGAGGGTCTTTCAAGTTCTGCAGCAAGTTCAGGTAGCGCGTGCTTAGGATAATATCATCCCGGAACGAACTGATTACGGTGTATTCGTAGCGGGGATCGCGGCTACCTACCGATGCCCCGAAGGTTACGTTCAGATCATCGGCATTCGATTTGATGTATTGACCGTCTGTAATCACCTGATCGATTACCTGTTTAGCCAGCGCGGGCTCTTTCCGACTGATTGTATTTGCTAACTTAAGCAGTAGTGTATTACCCGCCTGACGCCATTTTGTAAGGTTTCCCCTATAAATAACGTCATCGTTACCCGGTACCGTCGTTGATGTCTTGGCCAGATCGGCAAGCCCTTCACGAACCAGATCGAACAGGCTCTGGATGTTCTGAGCCTGATTGCCTTTGTAGATATCTTCCTGCTTGTCAACGCGCGGTTGTGTGTTTGCTTCCCCCTGCAATGCCTGCGAGTAAGGAATATTGCCCCATACGTCGGTCGTCATGGCGAAGGCATAAGCCTTCATGATCTTGGCAATACCCGTGTAGGCAGGCGAGTTGGAAGCCGTAGCGACATCAACGATTTTTTGGGCATTTACCAGCGCACCACCATACAACTCAAACCGCCACTGGTTGCCGAAATCGGCACCATTGGTCTGGTAGATATCGTAGGTAGCCGGGCTGTTTGCTGCACCCGCCAACTGCTGCATGATTGTCGACGCAAAGCGGTTTAACTCATTGGCATTGGCAAAAGCAGTACCTACTTCAACGGTTGGCAACAGCACCGACGGCGGTACGGCCGTTGGGTTGTTGGGTGTTACGTTGACATCAAGATATCGGGAGCAACTTCCTAAGCTGGCCAGCAGGGGCAGCATCAGAATAGCACTTCTATATAAGGTCTTCATGAAATTGATCAATAGAAAATGGGTAATTAGAAAGAAAGCCGCACGTTGACACCGTAGTTGCGTGTGTTAGGCGGCCCGCTTAGGTCAAGGCCTTGGATGTTACCAGCTCCCTGCGTATTCACTTCCGGATCAGCGTAGTAGTTAGGCGCGAAGAAATACAGGTTCCGGCCACTAACACCTACCGAGATCGCACCGAAGGGCGTACGGCCAAGGATGCTCTTTGGCAGCGTGTAGTTCAGCGCTACCTCCCGCAGGCGGTAAACTGTTGCGTCAAATACCGACGCTTCCGATGCCAGTCCACCCAATCCCTGCCAGTACGCCTGCGCCGATAGCTGGATGTTGTTTGGCCGGAACGTACCGTCGGGGTTCTGAATGACACCAGGTAGGATACGGGGCTGGTCGCGATCGATACCAGTTACGTACAGCGAACCCGCACTACGGTAGTCGACTGCAGAGAATGAGAAAAGCTGACCACCCTGGCGGGTATCAATCAAAGCCGACAAGGAGAAGCCTTTGTACGAGAACGTATTAGTCAGACCCGCCGTCCAGTTTGGATTGGGGTTCGACAGCGGCTGGCCCGCAATAGCCGGAGCAAACAGACCCGAGGTTGGGTTAATGATCAATTGACCCACATACTGCCCCGAAGCGTCATACGTTGCGGTGTTGTTCGGGTTAGTATTCTGAACCCGTTGGTTAGCTGAACTCACTATAACGCCGTAGGGCTGTCCCTGCACGATCGACGGGGTAATACCATTGAAACCGTCACCCGTGATACCCGACTGTAGCACGCCCGGTGCGATCGAAACAACCTTATTCCGAATGCGGGTGAAGTTCAGGTTGACATCCCATTTGAAGCCGTTAACCCGCACGGGCGTTGCCGACAAAACCAGTTCAATTCCCTTGTTCTGCAGCTCACCCACGTTGGTCGTCCGGGTGTCGTAGCCCGATGAAGGCGATACAGAAACGTTGAAGATCTGATTTGTGGAACGGGTGCTAAAGTAAGCCGCGTCGATGCTCAGGCGGTTGTTAAAGAAACCGAGGTTCAGCCCTACTTCCGACGAGGTCACAAACTCAGGCGTTAACCCCTGATTGCCAATTCGGCTGCTGACAGCAAAACCCGGAACACTGCTGCCACCTAACGAAACCGGGAAGTTTACCGACGCTACGTTATTGCCAAACGACGACTTCGTATAAACCGAGTTTAGCAAATACGGATCGGCGTCGCGGCCTACCCGGGCAACGCTGGCCCGAATCTTTGCGTACGAGAGTACGTCCGACTGAATCTTAAACGCATCCGTAGGGACGAAACTCACCGAGGCCGATGGATAAAAGTAGGTATTGTTCGCTTTGGGCAGGGTCGACGACTGGTCGGCGCGACCCGTTAACTCCAGGAACAGGTAGTTATTGTAAGCCAGCGACAACTGGGCGTAGTTACCAACCAGACGGCGCAACTGGCTCGACTCAGCCGACTGGGTAAATATCGACGCGCTCGATACGTTGGAAAAGCCTGGAATTGTCAGCTGCTCACCATATACGGTTGCATTCTGAAATCTTCGCTGGTTGATGTTGTTACCCAGCAACAGGTTTCCGCTCAGACCTTCCAGAAACAGTTTGTTGATCTTGGCATTAATCAGCAGGTCACCATTGAGTTCAGATCGGAAAAAGTTATCCTGAATGACTTCACCCTGCGGAGCCCGTACGGCACCGATGTTATTAACACCTTTCCGACGATCGGTGTAGGTATCGCCCGTTACCCGATAGGTCACATTCAACCATTTGTTAACATCGTACCCAAGGGTGAAGTTACCAAAGAAACGGTCGACCTGGCTGTCGAGGGTTGCGTTCTGCAATGACCAGTTCGGGTTGTTGGCTGTAGTCAGAAAATAAATGCTCTGTCCATTGGCGTTCTGAAAGGGCTCATTAGGTAGATCATAGCTACGAGGAATCCGCGAAATCTGACCATAGGCGCTACCACCGTTGCCGAGGGCTGCACCCCGCTGAACTGTTTGTACATAGGTACCTGTTCCGGTTATACTCAGGCCGTTGTTGAGCTTGGTACCACCACCCAGCTGCACGTTAGAACGAGTAAACTTGGAGTTATTAGTAATACCCTGTTGGCTGGTGTTTCCCAGCGAGATATTGAAATTACGCGTCGCATCACCCCCCGAAATGTTGGCCGTGTTTTGCAGAATTGACCCTTGGCGGAAGAAATCCCGTACGTTGTTGGGATAGGCCTGATAAGGACGAGTTTCGCCCTGAAGATTTGTGATCGACGTTGGACCGCCAACGAAGGGTAAACCCCACGAATTCGTTGAGTTGTTCACATAAAGGTTGTTAGAACCCTGACCGTAATCGTTCTGAAAAGGCGGTATTCCGTACACATTCTGTACGTTGTACGACGAGGTTACCGTCACTTCTGTTTTGTTATTATTACCCTTACCGTTTTTAGTGGTGATAATAATAGCACCGGCCGAAGCGCGCGACCCGTAAAGAACGGCAGCAGCGGGTCCCTTCAGAATGTTGATCGACTCAATACTCTCGGGGTTGACATCGGCAAGACGGTTAGCCGACTGTGCCTGGAACAGGGTGTTACCGGTCACGTTTACGTCGTTGCTGAAGATAATACCATCTACCACGATCAAGGGTTGGTTGCTGCCATTGAAGGAGGTAATACCCCGGATGTTAATGTTCGTCGACGCCCCCGGTGCGCCACTCTGGCCGTTGATCTGAACCCCGGCCAGTTTACCCTGCAGGGCGTTCAGTAGGTTTGGCTCTGACTTCTGAGCGATCAAGGCTCCGCCAACTTCCTGTGTCGAGTAGCCCAGCGATCGTTTATCCCGTTCAATACCCTGCGCCGTAACAACAACCTCGTCAAGACTCTGGGCACCAGCAGAAAGCTTAACGTTGATCGTTGTTTGGCTTCCTACCGGGAACTCCTGACTTGCAAACCCAATAAAGCTAAATACCAGCCGATTGTCGGGTTGTACGCTTAGGCGATAGCGCCCGTCAGCGTCGGTAATAGTTCCCCGATTTGTTCCTTTTACCTGCACACTCACACCCGGAAGTGTAGTGCCATCATCTGATGAAGTGACCTGGCCACTTACCGTTACATCCTGTGCCAAAGCAGGGAGGCAAAATAACAGTGACAGAAACCAGATGCCCAATAAAATTTTGCGCATAAGTGAGTAACGATTAAAAATAGATTAAAAAACTCTCAAACAGATCGACAAAGATAAGGTCGATAAAATGGTTTTAATTAAATATTTCTAAGAAATTTATGTATATATCTTATTTGGTAGAATAAGAAAGTTTAAAAGAAAAATTTTTGTCAAAAAAGTAGACTTAATAAGAAACTAGTTTTTTAGCCAGTTTTTATTGAATTTTTTAAGTATAAATACGGGTAATGAGGTCATAGAATGCCTTATTTAGTTGAAAAAGCTCATTTTTGTATGAGTAATATTACAAATATGCTGGCTGTTATGATGTAAGTATAGCTGAGTAGTTAATGTATTTATTTTTAATCATATAAATTGTTATCATATGTGGCTGGATAAAATGAAAACCAAATAATATACTGTATCAACGGGATTTCATGTACATGGAACTGGTATTTATATAGCCATAAAGTGACTTAGATATTAGCAGTAACGCTTTAATTCAAAGGGCAGAAAAGGTAAACCAAGCAGTAAGAATAAAGGAAAGCAGCTAGACAAACATTGCAACGAACAGGCTGATAATGACCCTGAAAAAGAAAACCTTCCAGCGCTACATCAACGATGAGCACTGGAAGGTTTAAAATGGAGAAATCTCCGCTTTACAAAGACCTATTGACGGATGGAATACCCGATCCGTTTGTAGTTCTGGCTAGGCTTGAAGTCGGCGCTGGTGCTGTCGAGGACCAACACGACGTTGGCCAGCGTAGCGGTTGCACTGGTAGCTTTGGCTACGGTCATCGTCAGCGATGCGATGCTCGAATTAGCGGGGATCACGACGTTACCCCCGTTGGCCAGGGTGTAGCTGTTGGCAGAGGCTGTCGTAGCGACTGGGTCAACAAAGACTTTTACCGTCAGGTCGCTGCTCCGCTGCCGTCCTACCAGATTGACCTGGGCCGTGATGGTCGGGCTGGCCGTTACGCTGTTGGCGCTCGAAATGATCGGGTAGGTGCGGTTAACGGCGTTGCTGTTCAGTACAGCTGGCTGGAACTCAACCAGGGTCTGCTCATCAAACACCTTATCGATGCTGTTATCGCAGGCGTAGACCGCAAACAGGGCCAGCGTGCATAAAACTATTGTTGCTATCTTTTTCATTAAGGCAGTTGTTTAAACAGGGCAGGCACCAGCCAGACGTATCAAGGCCAGTGCCGCCATGCCCGATTAATAACCGAAGTTTTGCTTGATGCTT is a window from the Spirosoma rigui genome containing:
- a CDS encoding SusC/RagA family TonB-linked outer membrane protein, producing the protein MRKILLGIWFLSLLFCLPALAQDVTVSGQVTSSDDGTTLPGVSVQVKGTNRGTITDADGRYRLSVQPDNRLVFSFIGFASQEFPVGSQTTINVKLSAGAQSLDEVVVTAQGIERDKRSLGYSTQEVGGALIAQKSEPNLLNALQGKLAGVQINGQSGAPGASTNINIRGITSFNGSNQPLIVVDGIIFSNDVNVTGNTLFQAQSANRLADVNPESIESINILKGPAAAVLYGSRASAGAIIITTKNGKGNNNKTEVTVTSSYNVQNVYGIPPFQNDYGQGSNNLYVNNSTNSWGLPFVGGPTSITNLQGETRPYQAYPNNVRDFFRQGSILQNTANISGGDATRNFNISLGNTSQQGITNNSKFTRSNVQLGGGTKLNNGLSITGTGTYVQTVQRGAALGNGGSAYGQISRIPRSYDLPNEPFQNANGQSIYFLTTANNPNWSLQNATLDSQVDRFFGNFTLGYDVNKWLNVTYRVTGDTYTDRRKGVNNIGAVRAPQGEVIQDNFFRSELNGDLLINAKINKLFLEGLSGNLLLGNNINQRRFQNATVYGEQLTIPGFSNVSSASIFTQSAESSQLRRLVGNYAQLSLAYNNYLFLELTGRADQSSTLPKANNTYFYPSASVSFVPTDAFKIQSDVLSYAKIRASVARVGRDADPYLLNSVYTKSSFGNNVASVNFPVSLGGSSVPGFAVSSRIGNQGLTPEFVTSSEVGLNLGFFNNRLSIDAAYFSTRSTNQIFNVSVSPSSGYDTRTTNVGELQNKGIELVLSATPVRVNGFKWDVNLNFTRIRNKVVSIAPGVLQSGITGDGFNGITPSIVQGQPYGVIVSSANQRVQNTNPNNTATYDASGQYVGQLIINPTSGLFAPAIAGQPLSNPNPNWTAGLTNTFSYKGFSLSALIDTRQGGQLFSFSAVDYRSAGSLYVTGIDRDQPRILPGVIQNPDGTFRPNNIQLSAQAYWQGLGGLASEASVFDATVYRLREVALNYTLPKSILGRTPFGAISVGVSGRNLYFFAPNYYADPEVNTQGAGNIQGLDLSGPPNTRNYGVNVRLSF
- a CDS encoding DUF4843 domain-containing protein is translated as MKKIATIVLCTLALFAVYACDNSIDKVFDEQTLVEFQPAVLNSNAVNRTYPIISSANSVTASPTITAQVNLVGRQRSSDLTVKVFVDPVATTASANSYTLANGGNVVIPANSSIASLTMTVAKATSATATLANVVLVLDSTSADFKPSQNYKRIGYSIRQ